A window of Aquibium oceanicum genomic DNA:
GGGCTCCTCGGTGACACGCGCCTCGATGTCGGAAAGCGTGCCGGTGACGATGCGCTCGTCCGGCCAGGTGGCGCGCACGACGATCGCGACGGGGCAGTCCGCGCCGTAGAGCGGTGTGAGTTCGGCGACGATCCGGTCGAGCGCGTGGATGGCGAGGTGGATTGCCAGCGTCGCGCCAGTCCGGCCGAAGGCGGCGAGCGTCTCGCCGTCCGGCATCGCCGAAGCCCGGCCCGAAACGCGCGTGAGCACGAGGCTCTGGTTGACTTCGGGGATGGTCAGTTCGCGCCCCAGCACCGAGGCGGCCGCGGCGAACGCTGGGACGCCCGGCGTTAGCGTGTAGGGAATGCCGAGCGCCCGCAGCCGGCGCATCTGTTCCGCCACTGCGCTCCACACCGACAGGTCGCCCGAATGCAGCCGCGCAACGTCGTGCCTCGCCGCGTGGGCGGCGACGTACTCGGCCTCGATCTCGTCGAGCGACATGGGCGCGGTGTCGATCTTGCGCGCATCCGCGGGACAATGGTCGAGCAGGTCGCGCGGCACGATCGAGCCGGCGTAGAGGCAGACCGGGCAGCGCGCGAGCAGGTTGCGGCCGCGAACGGTGATCAGGTCGGCGGCGCCCGGCCCCGCACCGATGAAATGCACAGTCATGGCTGCGCCTCCGCATATGCGATCGCGCAGGTCGCCGGTCCGGCAGCGATCCGCGGTCCGAGCAGGCGCGCCGCCGGTCCGGCCACGGCGAGAGCCGCCGCTTCGGCGACCGAGCCGTGTCCGGTGGCCGCCAAGGATGCTTTCGATCGCGTCAGTATCGTCTTCTTCGTCGCTTCCAGTGCCGTCTCGTCCGCGAGGATCAGCGGCCGTTGCAGCAGGCTCGCTACATCGGCCAGGGCTGGCTCGCCGCGCTTTTGCGGCAGCGACGCCAGCGCGTCGATCTGCGTCCTCGCAAGGCCATGCGCCGACAGTGCGGCATCGAGGGCTGCGAGAATCTCCGCCGACGAGACGCCCTTGCGACAGCCGATGCCCGCGACCATCACGGCTTGCTCCATGTCCACTGCGTTACCGGCATGGCCGGCCGCCAGCCGCTCTTGCCGCCGACGGGCGCGGCGCGGGAAACGGTAATGCGCGACAGCTCGCCGCCGTGCCGGGCGTAAAGGTCGAGGAGGACGGCCTCCATTTCCAGCGTCACGGCGTTCGCGACCAGCCGACCGCCGGCGCGCAGCCGCTCCATGGTAATTGCCATCACGCCGTCACGCGAGCCTCCACCGCCGACGAAGACCGCGTCCGGCTGGGGGAGACCGGCGAGCGCCTCGGGTGCATGGCCTTCGACGATGTCCAGCCCCGGAACTCCGAGCGAACGCGCATTCCGGCGGATGCGCGCGGCGCGTTCCGCCTCCGCCTCGATCGCCACGGCGTGCAGCGACGGATGCGCCAGCATCCACGATATGGCGATCGAGCCAGAGCCGGCGCCGATGTCCCACAGAAGCTCGCCGCGCCGGGGCGCCAGCGAGGACAAGGTGACGGCGCGGATCTCGCGCTTGGTGATCTGGCCGTCATGTTCGAACAGTGCGTCGGGGATGGCAACGGCAAGCGGGATAGTCTTGGCACGATCGTCGCCGGACGCCTCGATGGCAACGACGTTCAGGTCGGCGAATATCTGCGTGCCGAGAGCGTCGGCGCGTAGTGTGGAAACCGCTTCCGCCGGACCACCGAGCGCTTCGAGGATGTGGAACCGCGAACTGCCGAAACCGGAGGAGGCCAGCAAGTCGGCGATCTCGGCCGGCGACCTGCCGTTCGAGGTCAGCGCAAGGATGCGCGCGCCGTCTTGGAGCAATGGCCGGATCAGGTGGATCGGGCGGCCATGCAGCGAGATCGTCTCCGTCTCCTGCAAGGCCCAGCCGAGCCGCGCCGCCGCCAGGCTGAAGGCGGACGGCGCGGGATAGGCGCTGAATTCGGCCCGATCGACATGGCGTGCCAGCGTCGTGCCGACGCCGTGGCAAAACGGATCGCCGGACGCCAGCACGCAGACGTTCCGTCCGCGCGCGGCGACCACGTCCGCCATCGTCGTGTCGAAGGGGACCGGCCAAGGGCGCGGTTCGCCGCGGATCGCGGTCGCGGCCAGTTCGAGATGCCGCGCGCCGCCGAAGACCAGGTCGGCCTCGCCGATCGCCTGCCGCGCCGCGGCGCCGATGCCGTCGAGCCCGTCCTCGCCGATGCCGACGATGGCCAGCCACTTTGCCGTTGCGCCGGCCGGCATGTCCTTCCTAGATGGCGGCATGGCGACCCCGCACATCCTCATCCTCGGCGGTACCGGCGAAGCGCGCCGTCTTGCCGAAAAGCTCGTCGCGCAGGGCGATGCGAAGGTGACGCTGTCGCTCGCCGGCCGCACGGTCGCCCCGCTGGCGCAGGCCGGAGAGGTCCGCATCGGCGGCTTCGGCGGCGCCGACGGTCTCGCCGAGTGGCTGCGGGCGCATGCGGTGGATGTCTTGGCCGATGCCACGCATCCCTTCGCCGCCCGCATTTCCGAAAATGCCATCGCCTCGTCCGAAACTGCCGGCGTTCCGCTGGTGGCGCTTCGGCGCCCGGCATGGGAGCGGCAACCTGGCGATCG
This region includes:
- the cobM gene encoding precorrin-4 C(11)-methyltransferase, whose protein sequence is MTVHFIGAGPGAADLITVRGRNLLARCPVCLYAGSIVPRDLLDHCPADARKIDTAPMSLDEIEAEYVAAHAARHDVARLHSGDLSVWSAVAEQMRRLRALGIPYTLTPGVPAFAAAASVLGRELTIPEVNQSLVLTRVSGRASAMPDGETLAAFGRTGATLAIHLAIHALDRIVAELTPLYGADCPVAIVVRATWPDERIVTGTLSDIEARVTEEPIDRTAIVFVGRGLEAEDFRESALYDAAYQRRFRGRDMP
- a CDS encoding cobalamin biosynthesis protein; translated protein: MVAGIGCRKGVSSAEILAALDAALSAHGLARTQIDALASLPQKRGEPALADVASLLQRPLILADETALEATKKTILTRSKASLAATGHGSVAEAAALAVAGPAARLLGPRIAAGPATCAIAYAEAQP
- the cbiE gene encoding precorrin-6y C5,15-methyltransferase (decarboxylating) subunit CbiE; translated protein: MPAGATAKWLAIVGIGEDGLDGIGAAARQAIGEADLVFGGARHLELAATAIRGEPRPWPVPFDTTMADVVAARGRNVCVLASGDPFCHGVGTTLARHVDRAEFSAYPAPSAFSLAAARLGWALQETETISLHGRPIHLIRPLLQDGARILALTSNGRSPAEIADLLASSGFGSSRFHILEALGGPAEAVSTLRADALGTQIFADLNVVAIEASGDDRAKTIPLAVAIPDALFEHDGQITKREIRAVTLSSLAPRRGELLWDIGAGSGSIAISWMLAHPSLHAVAIEAEAERAARIRRNARSLGVPGLDIVEGHAPEALAGLPQPDAVFVGGGGSRDGVMAITMERLRAGGRLVANAVTLEMEAVLLDLYARHGGELSRITVSRAAPVGGKSGWRPAMPVTQWTWSKP